The following are from one region of the Treponema denticola genome:
- a CDS encoding YkgJ family cysteine cluster protein, giving the protein MEKEVESFKGTKTAEMILLLDKVYKEIEEAEKEWMSKCPIKCIDGCGACCVHFEPDVYEVEALYLASWLLFHQRERALQILEGRFNENVLDKKNGCLLFDIDNPYHCTVYDGRCLICRLFGYSGDHGKDRTVRWRPCKYLVSMDKNLSASTIKQYSQEDLLNVFGTLPPVMSDFSSRILCFMTERASHTLPLREALPAAISKILMLERYSNNPEFEPDTDPETPPLAS; this is encoded by the coding sequence ATGGAAAAAGAAGTTGAAAGTTTTAAAGGAACAAAAACAGCCGAAATGATTTTGCTCTTGGACAAGGTCTATAAAGAAATTGAAGAAGCCGAGAAGGAGTGGATGTCAAAATGTCCTATTAAGTGTATAGACGGGTGCGGAGCCTGCTGTGTTCATTTTGAACCGGATGTTTATGAGGTTGAGGCTCTTTATCTTGCATCTTGGCTTCTCTTTCATCAAAGAGAACGGGCCTTGCAAATACTGGAAGGCCGTTTTAATGAAAATGTTTTAGATAAAAAAAACGGATGCCTCCTATTCGATATAGATAATCCTTATCATTGTACCGTATATGACGGCCGTTGTTTAATATGCCGTCTTTTCGGTTATTCCGGAGATCACGGCAAAGACCGAACCGTGCGCTGGCGTCCGTGCAAATATCTGGTTTCCATGGATAAAAATCTTTCTGCTTCAACCATTAAACAATACTCACAAGAAGATTTGCTCAATGTTTTTGGTACACTGCCTCCGGTTATGAGCGATTTTTCTTCACGGATATTGTGTTTTATGACTGAAAGGGCATCCCATACCCTTCCGCTTCGGGAGGCTTTACCTGCTGCAATTTCTAAAATTCTCATGCTTGAAAGATATTCCAACAATCCGGAATTTGAGCCTGATACGGATCCTGAAACTCCGCCTCTGGCTTCTTAA
- a CDS encoding TIGR00266 family protein, whose amino-acid sequence MEYKIIGDAFPAVACKLRAGEKMITQSGGMAWMSSGISMETSAGGVGKALGRMFSGESLFLNKYTANTDGEISFASRFPGAIKAFEITSGSSLIAQKTAFLASTEGVDLSIYFQKKLGAGFFGGEGFIMQKLSGNGTVFLEIDGSAIEYTLGAGETMLLDTGYLAAMEETCKMEVEMIKGVKNILFGGEGLFNTKVTGPGKIIIQTMPIHAVAQSLIPFLPHGK is encoded by the coding sequence ATGGAATATAAAATTATTGGAGATGCTTTTCCCGCCGTTGCTTGTAAACTTAGAGCAGGAGAAAAGATGATAACTCAATCCGGCGGAATGGCATGGATGAGTTCAGGGATTTCTATGGAAACATCTGCCGGCGGAGTCGGTAAAGCTCTCGGAAGGATGTTTTCGGGAGAAAGTTTATTTTTAAATAAATATACGGCAAATACCGACGGGGAAATATCTTTTGCCTCAAGGTTCCCCGGTGCTATAAAAGCATTTGAAATCACTTCGGGCTCGTCCCTGATTGCACAAAAAACCGCTTTTTTAGCTTCAACTGAAGGAGTCGATCTTTCGATTTACTTTCAGAAAAAACTGGGTGCCGGCTTTTTCGGCGGTGAAGGCTTTATAATGCAAAAACTTTCAGGCAACGGAACGGTCTTTCTTGAGATTGACGGTTCTGCGATAGAATATACTTTAGGTGCCGGTGAAACAATGCTTTTGGATACGGGATATCTTGCAGCAATGGAAGAAACCTGTAAGATGGAAGTAGAGATGATAAAGGGTGTAAAAAATATCCTTTTCGGCGGAGAGGGGTTATTTAACACAAAAGTTACCGGTCCCGGAAAAATAATTATACAGACAATGCCTATTCATGCGGTTGCTCAATCTTTGATTCCGTTTTTACCACATGGAAAATAA
- a CDS encoding queuosine precursor transporter — MENSQLNQGAPETDSIKKTNFLPVISGLFVGILVLSNILAAKMVQLGPFVFDGGTLLFPFSYIFGDVLAEVYGYKASRKVIWTGFFMLLIMSLNIWLISVLPAEAEWLFQKDFDNILLQMPRICAGSLFGYFIGEYSNSVVLSKLKVITKGKYLWLRTISSTLVGEFLDSAVFVAISFLGLYSIDILIIMAFSNYLFKTFIEVIFTPLTYKIVAFVKKHEKIDIYDYNVSYNPLPGK; from the coding sequence ATGGAAAATTCACAGTTAAATCAAGGAGCCCCTGAAACGGACTCCATTAAGAAAACGAATTTCTTGCCGGTAATTTCCGGACTCTTTGTAGGCATTTTGGTTTTGTCGAATATTCTTGCGGCAAAGATGGTACAGCTTGGGCCCTTCGTTTTTGACGGAGGTACTCTTCTTTTTCCTTTTTCTTATATTTTTGGAGATGTTTTGGCTGAAGTCTATGGTTATAAGGCTTCAAGAAAGGTTATTTGGACCGGCTTTTTTATGCTTCTTATTATGAGCCTGAATATCTGGCTTATAAGTGTTCTTCCTGCCGAGGCAGAGTGGCTATTTCAAAAAGACTTTGATAACATTCTTTTACAGATGCCCCGCATTTGCGCCGGCAGCCTTTTCGGTTATTTTATTGGAGAGTATTCCAACTCGGTTGTTTTGTCTAAGTTAAAAGTAATAACAAAGGGCAAGTACTTATGGCTTAGAACTATAAGCTCGACATTGGTTGGAGAATTTTTGGACAGTGCCGTTTTTGTTGCTATTTCTTTTTTAGGCCTTTACAGCATAGATATTCTTATTATAATGGCTTTTTCAAACTATCTTTTTAAAACTTTTATCGAAGTTATATTTACGCCTCTCACTTACAAGATAGTTGCCTTTGTAAAAAAACATGAAAAGATAGATATTTATGACTACAATGTAAGTTATAATCCCCTTCCGGGAAAATAG
- a CDS encoding DUF4954 family protein, translating into MAKMQIIKAEDFGYDFIDGKYLPDDKDEYYIRFNQTNHQNRKYRQLNSDEIERLIKNGNSSTDWSMVLVEDPFDTDLITNSLFAGLVRIASTQNFYLKYHDFTVPVGITNSKIISCDIGENCAIHYCAYLSHYIIGDRVILSRIDEMCTTNHSKFGEGLVKDGEDEQVRVTIDTVNEAGGREVYPFYDMITADAFLWARYRDDDKLIKKCEEITQNSKDSKRGYYGEVGSDSAIKSCRIIKDVNFGSSVYVKGANKLKNLTVKSTAEEPSQIGEGVELVNGIIGLGSRVFYGVKAVRFVLGNNCELKYGTRLIHSIVGDNSTISCCEVLNALIFPYHEQHHNNSFLVAAMIQGQSNMAAGATVGSNHNTRGNDGEIIAGRGFWPGLSSTLKHNCRFASFVILAKANYPAELDIPFPFSLVLNDPHEDRLEIMPAYYWMYNMYALERNNKKFLKRDKRITKTQHIETAYLAPDTAAEILHARTLLEKWICAAWIEAGNKALSIDTILKDKKDEAKNLFVKGENIERSKRRVKIIKAVESYAAYQDMLIWYGVTTLAEYFDKGLDKIGMSIEEFKLSSDFDFNWVNMGGQLIPEKKLNSIKEDIKAGKLNTWQDIHKSYDYAHDSYCHDKAENAYAVLCELMKVEKIDAALWNRLLEKAATIRKYIEEQIFYTKNKDYNNHFRDITYRNSEERKAVLGSVEDNALIIEAKKDTEYYLKLFERHKA; encoded by the coding sequence ATGGCTAAAATGCAAATAATAAAAGCCGAAGATTTCGGCTATGATTTTATTGATGGTAAATATTTACCTGATGATAAAGACGAGTATTATATAAGATTTAATCAAACTAATCACCAAAATCGTAAATACCGTCAATTGAATTCGGATGAAATTGAGCGTCTGATAAAAAACGGAAATTCCAGTACCGATTGGTCGATGGTCTTGGTTGAAGATCCCTTTGACACCGATTTAATAACAAACAGTCTTTTTGCCGGTTTGGTTCGAATTGCTTCAACTCAAAATTTTTACTTAAAATATCATGATTTTACGGTTCCGGTCGGGATTACAAACAGCAAGATTATTTCCTGCGATATAGGGGAAAACTGTGCAATTCATTATTGTGCCTATCTTTCACATTATATAATAGGCGACAGGGTTATCTTGAGCCGCATTGATGAGATGTGTACGACCAACCATTCAAAATTCGGCGAAGGTTTAGTAAAAGACGGAGAAGATGAACAGGTTAGGGTAACGATAGACACGGTCAATGAGGCCGGCGGAAGGGAGGTTTATCCCTTTTATGATATGATTACGGCTGATGCATTTTTATGGGCAAGGTATAGGGATGATGACAAGCTTATAAAAAAGTGTGAAGAAATAACTCAAAATTCTAAAGACTCAAAAAGAGGTTATTACGGTGAGGTTGGTTCCGATTCCGCAATAAAGAGCTGCCGTATCATAAAGGACGTTAATTTCGGTTCTTCGGTATATGTGAAGGGAGCAAATAAGCTTAAAAACTTAACCGTAAAATCAACGGCTGAAGAGCCTTCGCAGATAGGGGAGGGTGTAGAGCTTGTAAACGGTATAATAGGCTTGGGCTCCAGAGTGTTTTATGGAGTAAAGGCTGTCCGCTTTGTTCTCGGCAATAACTGCGAATTAAAATATGGTACACGGCTTATTCATTCCATAGTTGGAGATAACTCTACCATTTCCTGCTGTGAAGTTCTCAATGCTCTTATCTTCCCGTACCATGAGCAGCATCACAATAATTCTTTTTTGGTTGCAGCGATGATTCAGGGGCAGTCCAATATGGCTGCAGGGGCTACTGTAGGTTCCAATCACAACACAAGAGGAAACGATGGCGAGATTATCGCCGGCCGCGGTTTTTGGCCCGGACTTTCTTCAACTTTAAAACATAATTGCCGTTTTGCTTCATTTGTTATTTTGGCAAAGGCAAATTATCCGGCAGAGCTTGATATTCCTTTTCCTTTTAGTTTGGTTTTAAATGATCCGCATGAGGATAGGCTTGAAATTATGCCGGCCTATTATTGGATGTACAATATGTACGCTCTTGAACGCAACAATAAAAAATTCTTAAAACGGGATAAGAGAATAACAAAGACCCAGCACATTGAAACCGCCTATCTTGCTCCCGATACAGCTGCCGAAATTTTACATGCCCGCACTCTTCTTGAAAAATGGATATGCGCAGCTTGGATTGAGGCAGGGAACAAAGCTTTAAGCATTGACACAATTTTAAAAGATAAAAAAGATGAGGCAAAGAATCTTTTTGTAAAGGGTGAAAATATCGAAAGGTCTAAACGCAGGGTAAAGATAATCAAGGCGGTAGAATCTTATGCGGCTTATCAAGATATGCTGATATGGTATGGGGTTACAACTTTAGCCGAGTATTTTGATAAGGGTTTGGATAAGATTGGAATGAGTATTGAAGAGTTTAAACTTTCAAGTGATTTTGATTTTAACTGGGTAAATATGGGCGGTCAGTTAATCCCCGAAAAAAAACTCAATTCAATTAAAGAAGACATAAAGGCAGGTAAACTTAACACTTGGCAAGATATTCATAAATCTTATGATTATGCCCATGATTCTTATTGCCATGATAAGGCTGAAAATGCTTATGCTGTTCTTTGCGAGCTTATGAAGGTTGAAAAGATAGATGCGGCCCTTTGGAATAGACTCTTGGAAAAAGCTGCAACAATAAGAAAATATATTGAAGAACAAATATTCTATACAAAAAATAAGGATTATAATAATCATTTTAGGGATATAACTTACCGGAATTCTGAAGAAAGAAAAGCTGTTTTGGGAAGCGTAGAAGATAACGCCTTAATTATTGAAGCAAAAAAAGATACGGAATATTATCTTAAACTTTTTGAAAGGCATAAGGCTTAG